A window of Aeromicrobium sp. A1-2 contains these coding sequences:
- a CDS encoding ABC transporter permease gives MTTATVVDERVARTSTLTTLLKRPEIGALVAAIAIFAFFAITTDVFATPSGASTWLRGASTIGIMAVAVALLMIGGEFDLSAGAMTGFTGLVVGVLTTEYGLNIWAAIVVSLALALGVGAINGILVMKTGLPSFIVTLGTFFVLQGIDLAGTKALIGQVAIQGMSSVPYYDQAKQVFGSNLSVNGGLVYASVFWWIAVTAVATWILLRTKTGNWIFAVGGAQTAARQVGVPVFKTKVGLFMTTAGAGWLVGMLLLFTTSTVQSNTGVGQEFIYIICAVVGGCLMTGGYGSAIGAALGALIYGMVNQGIVYSGWDNNWLKAFLGVMLLGAVLLNEWVRKRAETSR, from the coding sequence ATGACGACAGCCACCGTCGTTGACGAGCGGGTCGCTCGCACCTCGACCCTGACCACGTTGCTGAAGCGGCCCGAGATCGGCGCGCTCGTCGCGGCGATCGCGATCTTCGCCTTCTTTGCGATCACGACCGACGTGTTCGCGACCCCCAGCGGCGCCAGCACCTGGCTGCGCGGCGCGTCCACGATCGGCATCATGGCCGTGGCAGTGGCGCTCCTCATGATCGGCGGCGAGTTCGACCTGTCGGCAGGAGCCATGACCGGTTTCACGGGTCTGGTCGTCGGTGTGCTGACGACCGAGTACGGCCTCAACATCTGGGCCGCGATCGTCGTGTCGTTGGCGCTCGCACTGGGCGTCGGAGCGATCAACGGGATCCTGGTCATGAAGACGGGCCTCCCGAGCTTCATCGTGACCCTCGGCACCTTCTTCGTGCTGCAGGGCATCGACCTCGCCGGGACCAAGGCGCTGATCGGCCAGGTCGCGATCCAGGGCATGTCCAGCGTCCCGTACTACGACCAGGCCAAGCAGGTCTTCGGGTCGAACCTGAGCGTCAACGGCGGTCTGGTGTACGCGTCGGTGTTCTGGTGGATCGCGGTCACTGCGGTCGCCACCTGGATCCTGCTGCGCACCAAGACCGGCAACTGGATCTTCGCGGTCGGCGGCGCACAGACCGCCGCGCGCCAGGTCGGTGTGCCGGTCTTCAAGACCAAGGTCGGCTTGTTCATGACCACGGCAGGCGCCGGCTGGTTGGTCGGCATGCTCCTCCTCTTCACGACGTCCACGGTGCAGAGCAACACCGGCGTTGGCCAGGAGTTCATCTACATCATCTGCGCCGTGGTTGGCGGCTGCCTCATGACCGGCGGCTACGGCTCGGCGATCGGTGCGGCACTCGGCGCCCTGATCTACGGCATGGTCAACCAGGGGATCGTCTACTCGGGCTGGGACAACAACTGGCTCAAGGCCTTCCTCGGCGTCATGCTGCTGGGAGCGGTCCTCCTCAACGAATGGGTTCGCAAGCGAGCGGAGACGTCACGATGA
- a CDS encoding ATP-binding cassette domain-containing protein, which produces MKRMFGKSTTVGDTATDQHTPAAAGTPVIEVKNIGKHYGNIIALSEVSTSVRAGQVTCVLGDNGAGKSTFIKILSGSHEHSDGELLIDGKATSFSSPREALERGIATVYQDLAVVSLMPVWRNFFLGSEPTVGWGPFKKLDIDFMKKTSKTELAAMGIDLRDVDQPIGTLSGGERQCVAIARAVYFGARVLILDEPTAALGVKQSGVVLKYIAKARDRGLGVVFITHNPHHAYPVGDRFMLLRRGKSMGDFPKAEMSLDDLTAMMAGGAELESLAHELETAMGADSDVARGFKSGVDG; this is translated from the coding sequence ATGAAGCGCATGTTCGGCAAGTCGACCACGGTCGGTGACACAGCCACCGACCAGCACACACCGGCGGCCGCGGGCACGCCCGTCATCGAGGTCAAGAACATCGGCAAGCACTACGGCAACATCATCGCGCTGAGCGAGGTGTCGACCTCGGTCCGCGCCGGCCAGGTGACCTGCGTGCTGGGTGACAATGGTGCCGGCAAGTCGACCTTCATCAAGATCTTGTCCGGATCCCACGAGCACTCCGACGGCGAGCTGCTGATCGACGGCAAGGCCACTTCGTTCTCGAGCCCCCGTGAGGCGCTCGAGCGCGGCATCGCGACGGTCTACCAGGATCTTGCGGTGGTGTCGTTGATGCCTGTGTGGCGCAACTTCTTCCTCGGCAGCGAGCCGACGGTGGGGTGGGGTCCGTTCAAGAAGCTCGACATCGACTTCATGAAGAAGACCAGCAAGACCGAACTCGCCGCGATGGGCATCGACCTGCGTGACGTCGACCAGCCGATCGGTACGTTGTCCGGTGGCGAGCGGCAGTGCGTCGCGATCGCCCGCGCGGTCTACTTCGGTGCGCGAGTGCTGATCCTCGACGAGCCGACGGCGGCGCTCGGGGTCAAGCAGTCCGGCGTGGTGCTGAAGTACATCGCCAAGGCCCGCGATCGCGGCCTCGGCGTCGTGTTCATCACCCACAACCCGCACCACGCGTATCCCGTGGGGGACCGGTTCATGCTGCTGCGCCGCGGCAAGAGCATGGGCGACTTCCCCAAGGCCGAGATGTCGCTCGACGACCTGACCGCCATGATGGCCGGCGGTGCCGAGCTGGAGTCGCTGGCCCACGAGCTGGAGACAGCAATGGGCGCGGACTCGGACGTGGCCCGGGGGTTCAAGTCCGGGGTGGACGGATGA
- a CDS encoding Gfo/Idh/MocA family protein, with translation MTADLRVGIVGLGWMGQVHARALSRLTQHYTDSPLVPRLVAVADTAGDDRTERAARAYGFEHVFTDWRDLVARDDIDLVCVTGPNFIHRDVAVAAAQAGKHLWVEKPAGRSSVETREIAAAVEAAGVQSAAGFNYRNVPAVELARELVSTGRLGRIEHTTVRFISDYAAHPDGALSWRFQNEFAGSGVLGDLVSHAADLARHVVTDIAELVVDRATFIEQRPQAAQGALHYERGSGELGHVENEDYVNALLRFADGSRGILESSRCAVGEQNTYGIEVHGTAGALAWDFRRMNELRVCVDQDFQNAFYATHYAAPGDGEFGAFQPGANNPMGFDDLKVIEARRLVESIATGKPVGATIHDAVVAAEVVDAMLESSSERKWVML, from the coding sequence ATGACCGCCGATCTGCGGGTCGGCATCGTCGGGCTCGGCTGGATGGGCCAGGTCCACGCGCGTGCGCTCAGCCGGCTGACGCAGCACTACACCGACAGCCCCTTGGTCCCACGGCTCGTCGCGGTGGCTGACACGGCCGGCGACGACCGCACCGAGCGGGCGGCACGGGCGTACGGATTCGAGCACGTCTTCACCGACTGGCGCGATCTGGTGGCTCGGGACGACATCGACCTGGTGTGCGTGACCGGCCCCAACTTCATCCACCGTGACGTCGCGGTCGCCGCGGCGCAGGCCGGCAAGCACCTGTGGGTCGAGAAACCGGCCGGACGCAGCTCGGTCGAGACCCGCGAGATCGCTGCCGCGGTGGAGGCGGCCGGCGTGCAGTCCGCGGCCGGCTTCAACTACCGCAACGTGCCGGCCGTCGAGCTGGCCCGTGAGCTGGTGTCCACCGGCCGCCTCGGCAGGATCGAGCACACCACGGTCCGGTTCATCTCTGACTATGCGGCCCACCCCGACGGGGCGCTGTCATGGCGATTCCAGAACGAGTTCGCTGGCAGCGGTGTGCTCGGCGACCTGGTCAGTCACGCGGCCGATCTGGCCCGGCACGTCGTCACCGACATTGCCGAGCTGGTGGTCGACCGGGCCACGTTCATCGAGCAGCGTCCGCAGGCGGCGCAGGGCGCCCTGCACTACGAGCGCGGTTCCGGCGAGCTGGGGCACGTCGAGAATGAGGACTACGTCAATGCGCTGCTGCGTTTCGCCGACGGTTCGCGCGGCATCCTGGAGTCCAGCCGTTGTGCCGTCGGCGAGCAGAACACCTACGGAATCGAGGTGCACGGCACCGCCGGCGCCCTCGCGTGGGACTTCCGCCGGATGAACGAGCTGCGGGTGTGCGTCGACCAGGACTTCCAGAACGCCTTTTATGCGACGCACTACGCCGCACCCGGCGACGGTGAGTTCGGCGCGTTCCAGCCGGGGGCGAACAACCCGATGGGCTTCGACGACCTCAAGGTCATCGAGGCCCGCCGGCTGGTCGAGTCGATTGCGACCGGCAAGCCGGTCGGTGCCACTATCCACGATGCGGTCGTGGCCGCAGAGGTCGTCGACGCGATGCTGGAGTCCTCCTCCGAACGAAAGTGGGTCATGCTGTGA
- a CDS encoding Gfo/Idh/MocA family oxidoreductase, whose amino-acid sequence MSLRIGVIGAGAMGADHIRTLTSSVPSARVSEVYDFDTGTARAAARPAFADVVSSAEALIDSSSVDAVIIASPDHTHADLVRACLDAGKHVLCEKPLAVNPEESRSVVDAEVAGGRRLVQVGFMRRYDPGYTELRDELRSGRLGDVRLVHHVHRNASSHTSATDAGIVTGSMIHELDTVRWLLDDEVAEIEIVSPVTEGLRDPQLATIRMSRGTIVSAEVFVNASYGYDIRCEVVGTSGTAELRPLARISTRRAGAESTAIRDDFVAHFATAYRLELASWVEDTLRDTVRGPSAWDGHVANVIASAGVASLVVGGRQPVHTGDRPDLYAG is encoded by the coding sequence GTGAGTCTTCGAATCGGTGTCATCGGCGCCGGTGCCATGGGCGCAGACCACATCCGCACGCTGACCAGCAGCGTCCCCTCGGCGCGGGTCTCGGAGGTCTACGACTTCGACACCGGCACCGCCCGGGCCGCAGCGCGTCCGGCCTTCGCGGACGTCGTGTCGTCGGCCGAGGCGCTGATTGATTCGTCGTCCGTCGACGCGGTCATCATCGCGTCGCCGGACCACACGCACGCCGACCTCGTGCGTGCCTGCCTCGACGCGGGCAAGCACGTCCTGTGCGAGAAGCCACTCGCGGTCAACCCCGAGGAGTCCCGCAGCGTCGTCGACGCCGAGGTCGCGGGCGGCCGCCGCCTCGTCCAGGTCGGCTTCATGCGGCGCTACGACCCGGGCTACACCGAGCTGCGCGATGAGCTGCGTTCCGGCCGGCTCGGCGACGTACGCCTGGTGCACCACGTCCACCGCAACGCCTCGAGCCACACCAGCGCGACCGATGCGGGGATCGTGACCGGGTCGATGATCCATGAGCTCGACACGGTCCGCTGGCTGCTGGACGACGAGGTCGCCGAGATCGAGATCGTGTCACCGGTGACCGAGGGGCTGCGTGACCCGCAGCTCGCGACGATCAGGATGAGCCGCGGCACGATCGTGAGCGCCGAGGTCTTCGTCAATGCGTCGTACGGCTACGACATCCGTTGCGAGGTCGTCGGCACGTCCGGCACGGCCGAGCTTCGTCCACTGGCACGCATCAGCACCCGTCGGGCCGGTGCGGAGTCCACCGCGATCCGGGACGACTTCGTTGCTCACTTCGCCACCGCATATCGGCTGGAACTCGCGTCGTGGGTCGAGGACACATTGCGGGACACCGTGCGAGGCCCGAGCGCCTGGGACGGCCATGTCGCCAATGTCATCGCCTCGGCCGGCGTCGCCTCGCTGGTCGTCGGTGGACGGCAACCTGTTCACACCGGTGATCGACCGGATCTCTACGCCGGCTGA
- a CDS encoding Gfo/Idh/MocA family oxidoreductase: protein MTIRIGLIGAGRIGASHARIIARRVPEATLVAVADPRPGVAATLAEPLGARGQTDVEALLGADDIDAVVIAASSTAHAELIVSAAEAGQHVFCEKPAGMSLEEIDRGIAATAKAGVVLQVGFNRRFAADFRAAHEAIGGGRIGAVRQLRSVTRDPGSGPSDPDAVPPWTIFTQTLIHDFDTLNWLNPGARALDVVVTAGSLTAPGHPTLLDHATVVIRYDNGAIATAEASFAAAYGYDVRGEVLGSGGMVTAGDGASTSMRLHDATGRIAATAHGDVELMVDAYTGELTEFAMAVRDRRAPSVTGQDARAAFAIAQACIESYESGARAQVAS from the coding sequence ATGACCATCAGGATCGGACTGATCGGCGCAGGCCGGATCGGTGCCTCTCACGCGAGGATCATCGCGCGACGCGTCCCGGAGGCGACCCTGGTCGCTGTGGCCGACCCGCGCCCCGGTGTCGCGGCGACACTTGCGGAGCCGCTGGGTGCCCGCGGTCAGACGGACGTCGAAGCACTCCTCGGTGCCGACGACATCGACGCGGTTGTGATCGCGGCATCCTCGACGGCCCATGCCGAGCTGATCGTCTCGGCCGCGGAGGCCGGCCAGCACGTGTTCTGCGAGAAGCCCGCAGGGATGAGCCTGGAGGAGATCGACCGCGGCATCGCGGCGACGGCGAAGGCCGGTGTGGTCCTTCAGGTTGGGTTCAACCGGCGATTCGCAGCCGACTTCCGCGCCGCGCACGAGGCCATCGGCGGCGGCCGGATCGGCGCCGTGCGCCAACTGCGGTCCGTGACTCGCGACCCGGGATCGGGACCGTCCGACCCCGACGCGGTGCCGCCGTGGACCATCTTCACCCAGACGTTGATCCACGACTTCGACACCCTCAACTGGCTGAATCCCGGCGCGCGTGCGCTTGACGTAGTGGTCACGGCCGGCTCGCTCACCGCCCCGGGTCATCCGACGCTGCTGGACCACGCCACCGTCGTGATCCGCTACGACAACGGCGCGATCGCGACCGCCGAGGCGAGCTTCGCTGCCGCGTACGGCTATGACGTACGCGGAGAGGTGCTCGGCTCGGGCGGCATGGTGACGGCGGGTGACGGCGCGTCGACGTCGATGCGTCTCCACGACGCAACCGGACGGATCGCCGCGACCGCGCACGGCGACGTCGAGCTCATGGTCGACGCGTACACCGGCGAGCTCACCGAGTTCGCGATGGCGGTCCGGGACCGGCGGGCACCTTCCGTGACCGGCCAGGACGCCCGGGCGGCGTTCGCGATCGCCCAGGCCTGCATCGAGTCGTACGAGTCGGGCGCCCGCGCGCAGGTGGCGTCATGA
- a CDS encoding TIM barrel protein — protein MTSQLAVCAEMVFTDLPLLERIERIHGAGLAVEIWGWTDKDATALASTGAMFTSMTGYVTGDLITPEGSDELLRTAELSIPFAQSIGCPSLNLHGTGLGDGGIPVRPVEVVTGDMWLTAGRTLGRIAELGERHGITFVLENLNTEVDHPGTPFGRAADTLALVSAVGSPHLKMNLDLYHAQIGEGNLVELIRRSAPHLGEVQVADVPGRCEPGTGEVSWPFVARALVDAGYDGVIAMEAFASQSGTAGSDLAIERFRETFTIHPGPTDLP, from the coding sequence ATGACGTCGCAGCTCGCCGTGTGCGCCGAGATGGTCTTCACCGACCTGCCGTTGCTCGAGCGGATCGAGCGCATCCACGGGGCAGGCCTCGCGGTCGAGATCTGGGGCTGGACCGACAAGGATGCGACTGCGTTGGCCTCCACCGGGGCGATGTTCACCTCGATGACCGGCTACGTGACGGGGGATCTCATCACTCCCGAGGGTTCCGACGAGCTGCTGCGGACCGCAGAGCTGTCGATCCCGTTCGCCCAGTCGATCGGTTGCCCTTCGCTGAACCTGCACGGTACGGGCCTCGGCGACGGGGGTATCCCGGTCCGCCCGGTCGAGGTGGTGACCGGCGACATGTGGTTGACCGCGGGGCGAACCCTGGGTCGGATCGCCGAGCTGGGGGAGCGGCACGGCATCACCTTCGTGCTCGAGAACCTCAACACCGAGGTCGACCACCCGGGCACCCCGTTCGGGCGGGCCGCGGACACGCTGGCGCTGGTCAGCGCCGTGGGCAGCCCGCACCTCAAGATGAATCTCGATCTCTACCACGCGCAGATCGGCGAGGGGAACCTCGTCGAGCTGATCCGGCGGTCGGCGCCGCACCTGGGCGAGGTCCAGGTCGCCGATGTCCCCGGCCGGTGCGAGCCGGGCACGGGCGAGGTCAGCTGGCCGTTCGTGGCGCGGGCCCTCGTCGACGCCGGCTACGACGGTGTCATCGCGATGGAGGCCTTCGCATCCCAGTCCGGCACGGCAGGCTCTGACCTGGCGATCGAGCGCTTCCGCGAGACGTTCACGATCCACCCCGGGCCCACGGATCTCCCATGA
- a CDS encoding ATP-dependent Clp protease proteolytic subunit has product MAGEAGPSDLDGHIYQRLLKERIVFLGSEVRDSNSNAICAQMLLLNAEDPQADIFLYINSPGGSVDSGMAIYDTMQFISNDVATFGMGLAASMGQFLLAAGTAGKRYALPHARIMMHQPSGGIGGSASDIKIQAQQSVLLKKQLNELQAQHSGQTVEQIELDSDRDRWFTPEQAKEYGLIDHVVANAGDLNS; this is encoded by the coding sequence ATGGCCGGCGAGGCCGGCCCGTCGGATCTCGACGGCCACATCTACCAGCGACTGCTCAAGGAACGCATCGTGTTCCTGGGCTCGGAGGTCCGCGACTCCAACTCCAACGCGATCTGTGCGCAGATGCTGCTGCTCAACGCCGAGGACCCGCAGGCCGACATCTTCTTGTACATCAACTCCCCGGGCGGCTCCGTCGACTCGGGCATGGCGATCTACGACACGATGCAGTTCATCTCCAACGACGTTGCGACGTTCGGCATGGGCCTGGCGGCCTCGATGGGACAGTTCCTGCTCGCCGCCGGCACCGCTGGCAAGCGCTACGCGTTGCCGCACGCGCGCATCATGATGCACCAGCCCTCGGGCGGCATCGGTGGCTCGGCGTCGGACATCAAGATCCAGGCCCAGCAGAGCGTGCTGCTCAAGAAGCAGCTCAACGAGCTGCAGGCACAGCACAGCGGCCAGACCGTCGAGCAGATCGAGCTCGACTCCGACCGCGACCGGTGGTTCACACCGGAGCAGGCCAAGGAGTACGGACTCATCGATCACGTCGTCGCGAACGCAGGAGATCTGAACTCATGA
- a CDS encoding ATP-dependent Clp protease proteolytic subunit — MSYYIPQWEERTSYGFRRIDPYTKLFEDRIIMLGTPISDDVANAVMAQLMSLQAMDPDRDISIYINSPGGSFTALTAIYDTIRYIKPDVQTLCLGQAASAAAILLAAGTPGKRLALPNSRILIHQPYTEGTGGQISDLEIQANEIFRMRELMEKMLAEATGKPIEEISKDVDRDKILTAEQAVEYGLVDEVLNTLKVPAV, encoded by the coding sequence ATGAGCTATTACATCCCGCAATGGGAAGAGCGCACCTCCTACGGCTTCCGCCGCATCGACCCCTACACCAAGCTGTTCGAGGACCGCATCATCATGCTGGGCACCCCGATCAGCGATGACGTGGCCAACGCGGTCATGGCGCAGCTCATGTCGCTGCAGGCCATGGATCCCGACCGCGACATCAGCATCTACATCAACAGCCCCGGTGGTTCGTTCACCGCGCTGACCGCGATCTACGACACGATCCGCTACATCAAGCCGGACGTGCAGACGCTGTGCCTGGGTCAGGCTGCTTCGGCTGCCGCGATCCTGCTCGCGGCTGGCACACCGGGCAAGCGGCTGGCGCTGCCCAACAGCCGCATCCTGATCCACCAGCCCTATACCGAGGGCACCGGTGGACAGATCTCCGACCTCGAGATCCAGGCCAACGAGATCTTCCGGATGCGCGAGCTGATGGAGAAGATGCTCGCCGAGGCCACGGGCAAGCCGATCGAGGAGATCAGCAAGGACGTCGATCGCGACAAGATCCTGACTGCGGAGCAGGCGGTCGAGTACGGCCTGGTCGACGAGGTCCTCAACACGCTCAAGGTTCCCGCGGTCTGA
- the clpX gene encoding ATP-dependent Clp protease ATP-binding subunit ClpX, with protein MARIGETADLLKCSFCGKSQKQVKKLIAGPGVYICDECIDLCNEIIEEELAEGAELSLGELPKPHEIYDFLNGYVIGQDGAKKSLAVAVYNHYKRVQAQAGSTRGKDDQVELAKSNILLVGPTGCGKTYLAQTLARMLNVPFAIADATALTEAGYVGEDVENILLKLIQAADYDVKKAETGIIYIDEVDKISRKSENPSITRDVSGEGVQQALLKILEGTTASVPPQGGRKHPHQEFIQIDTTNVLFIVGGAFAGLDQIIEQRSGKTSLGFNTGPVDVAKTVAPQKLYSKVLPEDLLKFGLIPEFIGRLPVIAAVDNLDKEALVAILTEPRNALTKQYIRLFEIDGVELEFSKEASDAMADLALARGTGARGLRSIIEAVLEPVMYEIPSRDDVAKVVVTEATVAGTEGPTILTHDEVAKKAS; from the coding sequence GTGGCACGCATTGGTGAGACCGCTGACCTGCTGAAGTGCTCCTTCTGCGGGAAGAGCCAGAAGCAGGTCAAGAAGCTCATCGCCGGTCCCGGCGTATACATCTGTGACGAGTGCATCGACCTCTGTAACGAGATCATCGAGGAAGAGCTCGCCGAAGGTGCCGAGCTCAGCCTGGGCGAACTGCCCAAGCCGCACGAGATCTATGACTTCCTCAACGGCTACGTGATCGGCCAGGACGGCGCCAAGAAGTCGCTCGCCGTCGCGGTCTACAACCACTACAAGCGGGTCCAGGCGCAGGCCGGCAGCACGCGCGGCAAGGATGACCAGGTCGAGCTGGCCAAGTCAAACATCCTGCTGGTGGGTCCGACCGGCTGCGGCAAGACCTATCTGGCCCAGACCCTCGCTCGCATGCTCAATGTGCCGTTCGCGATCGCTGACGCCACGGCGCTGACCGAGGCGGGCTACGTCGGCGAGGATGTCGAGAACATTCTGCTCAAGCTGATTCAGGCTGCGGACTACGACGTCAAGAAGGCCGAGACGGGCATCATCTACATCGACGAGGTCGACAAGATCTCGCGCAAGAGTGAGAACCCCTCCATCACCCGTGACGTCTCCGGTGAGGGCGTCCAGCAGGCGTTGCTCAAGATCCTCGAGGGCACGACCGCCTCGGTGCCGCCGCAGGGCGGGCGCAAGCACCCGCACCAGGAGTTCATCCAGATCGACACGACGAACGTCCTGTTCATCGTGGGCGGCGCCTTCGCGGGCCTGGACCAGATCATCGAGCAGCGCAGCGGCAAGACGAGCTTGGGCTTCAACACTGGCCCCGTCGACGTTGCCAAGACCGTGGCCCCGCAGAAGCTCTACTCCAAGGTGCTGCCGGAGGATCTGCTGAAGTTTGGCCTGATCCCCGAGTTCATCGGTCGCCTGCCGGTCATCGCCGCGGTCGACAACCTCGACAAGGAAGCGCTTGTCGCGATCCTCACCGAGCCACGCAACGCGCTGACCAAGCAGTACATCCGATTGTTCGAGATCGACGGTGTCGAGCTGGAGTTCAGCAAGGAAGCCAGCGACGCGATGGCCGATCTGGCCCTCGCCCGTGGCACCGGCGCACGCGGTCTCCGGTCGATCATCGAGGCCGTGCTCGAGCCGGTGATGTACGAGATCCCGAGTCGCGATGATGTCGCCAAGGTCGTCGTGACCGAGGCGACGGTTGCCGGCACCGAGGGCCCGACGATCCTGACGCACGACGAGGTTGCCAAGAAGGCTTCCTGA
- a CDS encoding trans-acting enoyl reductase family protein, with protein sequence MTSVDIALLGATGFTGGLTADYLSTHLPAGSTWAIAGRNQAKLEAVAERVQNLGGVRPEIISADIGNTDSMAALARSTRVLITTVGPYLQHGEPAVKACAEAGIAYVDLTGEPEFVDQMWLKYDAVARETGAKIIHACGFDSIPYDLGVLYTVEQLPEGVPISVSGYIRAGGTASGGTYHSAIGAFSRVRQAGKTAAERKRSEVRPEGRKVRGGGKIGRGAGGKGWALPLPTIDPQIVLRSARALERYGPEFSYQHFAQFKRLPMLVGTIAGAGVLLAGSQLKPTRSLLLKLKDQGDGPDEAKRAKSWFKLRLVGEAGGTSVTTEVSGGDPGYTETAKMLSESALALAFDDLPTVSGQTTTAVAIGDALIARLQQAGINFRTL encoded by the coding sequence ATGACTTCTGTCGACATCGCCCTGCTCGGCGCCACCGGTTTCACCGGCGGCCTCACCGCGGACTACCTCTCCACGCACCTCCCCGCAGGCTCGACGTGGGCGATCGCCGGACGCAACCAGGCCAAGCTCGAGGCCGTTGCCGAGCGGGTCCAGAACCTGGGTGGAGTGCGCCCCGAGATCATCTCGGCCGACATCGGCAACACGGACTCGATGGCGGCACTCGCCAGGAGCACCCGCGTTCTCATCACCACAGTGGGGCCTTACCTGCAGCACGGTGAGCCGGCCGTCAAGGCGTGCGCCGAGGCTGGAATCGCGTACGTCGACCTGACGGGAGAGCCGGAGTTCGTCGACCAGATGTGGCTCAAGTACGACGCCGTCGCCCGCGAGACCGGGGCCAAGATCATCCACGCGTGCGGCTTCGACTCGATCCCCTACGACCTTGGCGTGCTCTACACCGTCGAGCAGCTGCCCGAGGGTGTCCCGATCTCGGTCTCCGGCTACATCCGGGCCGGCGGAACTGCATCGGGCGGCACCTACCACTCGGCGATCGGCGCGTTCTCACGTGTTCGCCAGGCCGGCAAAACTGCCGCGGAGCGCAAGCGGTCCGAGGTCCGTCCCGAGGGTCGCAAGGTTCGCGGCGGGGGCAAGATCGGCCGGGGCGCCGGCGGCAAGGGGTGGGCGCTGCCGCTGCCGACGATCGATCCGCAGATCGTGCTGCGCTCGGCCCGCGCGCTGGAGCGCTACGGCCCGGAGTTCAGCTATCAGCACTTCGCCCAGTTCAAGCGGCTCCCGATGCTGGTCGGCACGATCGCCGGCGCGGGCGTGCTGCTGGCCGGCTCGCAGCTCAAGCCAACCCGATCCCTGCTGCTCAAGCTCAAGGACCAGGGCGACGGACCCGACGAGGCCAAGCGGGCCAAGTCGTGGTTCAAGCTGCGCCTCGTGGGCGAGGCCGGAGGCACGAGCGTCACGACCGAGGTCAGCGGCGGAGACCCGGGCTACACCGAGACTGCCAAGATGCTGAGCGAGTCGGCGTTGGCCCTGGCCTTCGACGACCTGCCAACGGTGTCGGGTCAGACGACGACCGCGGTCGCGATCGGCGACGCGTTGATAGCGCGACTCCAGCAAGCGGGCATCAACTTCCGCACGCTGTGA